The Ananas comosus cultivar F153 linkage group 22, ASM154086v1, whole genome shotgun sequence genome segment CGGCACACGCTGCGGAGGGTGGTGTAGGTGGCGGCGGAGGTCACGTGCTTGGAAGCGACATCGATGAGGATGTCGGTCGGAAGGTGCGACCAACTGCTACAGGCTACCCTTCTTCTCTTTGGATCACGAGTCTCCATCGATCCTTGGCGCCTATTAACTAACTGAGATTCAAAGAGAGGCGGGAAACGGGGACTATATATAGGAGTAGGGGCTGCACTGCAGGAGGGAGGGGATTGTTCTCAGAACGAGACGGTTGTATCTATCGTCCAACACACAAATTAGCACAAATCTCAAAGCAGATGGACGGTAGATGTAGCTGTCTCACCTTAAGGACAATCCCCACCAATATGCCGAGGATAGTCTATAATATGAAATGGTTGCATTCATTGTTGTCATGTAAATTGGCATAAATCTCTATCGCAGTGTTTGGACTTTCGATGGGGATAAGGGCAGGGATAATCCCTTATCCCCTTTTAcacctaaatttaaatttttttatctaagaATAATAGTTCTCGAGTACCTGAAACAAGGTGGTATAACTATCTCCAtacaccaacaccttcattttctatatataactatcaattatttttcttattctatattatctatccaaaacTTTTATACCCggaaaaaaatccaattttcatccaaacgctattttgcttatccccatacttattCCTATCCTTGTAATAGTtaattcttgcttatatccaaaccaaaccatatctaaaacaaatggatggcggAAGTAACCATCTCACATGGGTGCCTATCTCCATCGGATTTTTATTAATATCCACCGGAATACGCGGGGCGTGGGATAGAGTATAGAGTTACGTTGGTAGTCTGTGTACGTTGTCTTTTTGGAGTAGTCTGTGATTTCCCGTTATGTTACTTTTTCTTCCGTTTCGGGGTTTTTGTACCCTGTAGGAGACCCTAGCTGTCTCCATCATGCTTGCTAAATTCATACCCctattgaatgaagcgggtagcttgctacctttttctcaaaaaaaatatccacCGGAATACGATACACAACGTTGGAAGTGTCAAATTTTCTATGCAATTTTGCTATTGTAGAATGCAGACACAgtaacctttaaaaattttaattttactatctgatctttttaatttatataatttgaccgaattagtaattttttaattttaaaatttgaatgtgtcgtttatttttacatattctgttagcatattttatgtaatttaagtAACTCTAAATTCTTTAAAACAATTACCTCAAATTTTGCATCAAAGAGCCATCAAATTacttaaatcaaaaaaaataaaaaattgagtactagaattaaaattttgaaagattacataatcaaattaaaatgatctatagttcaAGTAACTTTCATACATTTGTGCCATTTTAAGAAATAgatcatttaaattttattaaatagttaataAATTTTCCTTCTCAGTCGACTTTACGAATTATGCAACTGTTTTGATTGCATGTGGGACAAACAATTTTATAAGTCTTAAAAATGtagaaaaatccaaattttctctcttaaatttgataattattaAAGATAAcatctttttaagttttaattatttaatacgaACTATCTCTATGGATAATTAGTTACTATATTCTTTTCGTTTTTACACTTTAGATTCATCAACCATCCAATCTGTAAACAACAGTAACATGGTAAGCATTAACTGAATCACTTCACCAGTGAGTTGATGATCACTACATAACCACACTATGAGATGGCCATAGatcgaaaaaactaaaaataccCAAGACCCAAAATGCGTCATCACTCATTGAACGTTCTGTTAGCGCCATAAAAATTACGTCACGTGGTGAGTCAGGACGCACCGCAAAAATGGTTTGCAAAGCTAAATATAAAGTGATATGCTGTTTCAGCCAAATCGAACATACAATGTAGCATTTAAACTTGACCGATAAGATCCCTCATCAGTCGGATCTCTTAATTCAGTTGTGAGCgtaaacttcgagggtcattatTAGAAACCAAGTTGACCcagaaatttcttttattaggAAGATCATATAACAGTAACCTACTGAGTACTAGCTGAATCAGTTCACCAGGAAACTGATGATCACTACATATATAATTACACACTAGGAGGTGGCAATTGATCAATGAACTCAAAATATCCAagacccaaattgcatcatcaCTTAGTGCCGTGCTCGACTAGAATAACATCACTGCTCCATCGGTAATCCGTTCTGTACCCACGCAGAATAACCGCCGGCGATGTCTGTCACTCCCGTAAAACCCTAACGAGtacgagaaaaagaaaaatcagtaTATATTAACATATCATATACAGTTGTTCACTTGTGTAGAAAAGACATATGCGACGAACTGACACTTACAGCAGATGAAAGCTCGGTAGCAGCCATCAGCGACCGCTTCCCACTTTGGCATCCCTGTCGAAAGGCGAAGACATGCTTTAAGGGAAGAAGATAAAGAACCGATAGcttatatatgaaattaagGAAACAATGGATAAGCATACGCACGACAATGATTTCGTCGTCTTTGCCGAAAACCGATGACACTTCCTCCAAGAAATTAGGGTTCTTCGACATTCCTACACAGAGTCGATGGAACAGAAATATTAAAATCCGTAAACCCTTTCCTGCATTGGTGAAAAATAACACTAATGCGACATACATTTAAAAATCGATGCTTCCTTGTCGCGAATCAGCATATCAGCTTTGTTATCTCAATTTTCGATTCTTGTATCGAAtagttgaaataattttttcattgaAAATGAACAATTTGGATAATTAATCCTCGGATGCTATTATATTTTCATGCTTGTAGAAATAAAAGTGCTCTTTTCGGAATAAAACAGCTTTGATGTACGCATAATTTCTGTAGAAACCAAAATTCTCAAAAAGGAGAAGGTTAAGAAATCTACCTGACCCAACCTTGAACATGTATGGAATATTTATAGCTCCCACCGGACGACCGGCATTGAATTCATCCACAGTTctaccaaaaaaacaaaaaagaaaaaaacattcaAATAAAAACATCACCCATCATATAAATCCCAAATTGTAGAAATTTCCCATTGAAATCACTTAAAACTGGGTTCATCCCTGtttaatcgaaaaaaaaaaaaaaaaaaaaaaaaaacacttaaaaCTCTGCATTTCTCCTTGTccaagataaaaatatatgaagattcccctcaactataggccattttttGAAATACCCTTTTTTTTGCTGTTGGGGAGAGGCTTATTGAATTGGACGTTGATTGCGTATCGATTTAGCCTGTTATCTATTAGAGGATTGCCACGAAATCCCTTTTCATGTTTTAGAGGACTAGTGCAAGAGACCCCTGCAACTTAACTTTTCGATCATCGCTCTTTTAACTTTCAGTTgttttaatttaacttattgttaTGACAAGCGCACAAATAGCAACGACAAAAGGCGATCGCAAAGTTGACAAACCACAAAAACAGTAAAATAAAATGgaacacagatttacgtggaaacacattataagtaaaaaaaaaacaacagacAAAGATGAGAGAACTTCACTGTGAAAAAAGGAGACAATGTTTTTGGAGATTACAAATTTATTGTatcgcctctagggcaaaatgATGAAAGAGGTTCCTTAAGGGATATTTTCATTATCGGGTTCGATCCGTACCTGCACAGTCCAATCCCTCTGCTTCCCACCATagacatttatttttctttcataaattatttttcaaaatttatcgcACCACAAAGCTGTCGGTGAACCAGGGCGCAAAATCAAAAACAACAACTAGATTTCAAGGCACATCTAACacttatatttctaaatttgtagttcgatccactgAAAAAGTATTTAACACAACcacataatattttataaaatttttagacgAATTAACCATAATAACTTAAATTGAAAGAGACCAAATTTAAGGCGGTGtcgattaaaagaaaaatagttgagaAGTCAATAGCCTGTAGTTGAGGCTATCCTTGTGTATTTCATCAAAAATCCAAGCTTTCATTCTTTTTaactctaaaattaaaattattatatatttatgtgtGTCTGCTTGTGTGTAATATTTTAGAAGCATAGATTCCAATTGCATCACAAGTTGACACGTGACGCAATTCCTATCAAAGTTAataagtttttattattattattttttttcagaaataggtatcatgctatccgcttcatttattcaatttagaaataaacttagctagaaatgtgaatcaactaggattcgaacttgagacctcagataccaaccatcaaaccttttgccacttgcgctagggacagttGGTAAGTTTCGATTAAATTGTTGAAACTAATTACATTATACCTGACATCGAGATATCTATGCCCTGCTTGGAGGAGCTCGTGGGCGACGCGAACTGGAACGGATCTTGGGACTACTGCTTCTGAGCTCAAATCAGAGGCCATCGACCTAATcctaaataaaaagaaaacataaatttacaaatatttataaaaagtagtacaaaggaaGAGTACTAGAAAGGAATATTTTAGGACCCTTTTAGCAAGATATATTGGGTAAAAATATGCGTAGCTTATCGGACTCATTTTGAAACAACtacgaaatttttaaaattaaaattttttctatctaCCATtgcaatttgtttaattttaactaTTCGACGGCTTTTTTCTTTGTTACAAAATTTGGAAGCATTGTTCGCTCAAATTAAATGGTTCTCCAACAAATCATATGATATGGTAAGTACAGTAAGATAAGTGAAGTATTAGAATTTCCTaccaaaaattttatcaaatggttcaaatggaatgAATAAAAGGTTAGGTAGATGTTTCAAACAATAtattcacattttttttatggTAAAACCATCGAGAACTAATCTGAATTTCGGATCATTTTGAGTtggctatccaatctttcaaaattttgattttattaattcaatctttcaatttgtttaatttaagtcTAATTAAGTCATTCAACGATaccttaatttatttaaatttgaatccgtCGTTTATCTTC includes the following:
- the LOC109727022 gene encoding thiosulfate sulfurtransferase 16, chloroplastic-like isoform X1, with translation MAFSYACVSLPISICTQPLLKRSQTTLFSSWRAYGPKYGIISAKKSLPFSLRIRSMASDLSSEAVVPRSVPVRVAHELLQAGHRYLDVRTVDEFNAGRPVGAINIPYMFKVGSGMSKNPNFLEEVSSVFGKDDEIIVGCQSGKRSLMAATELSSAGFTGVTDIAGGYSAWVQNGLPMEQ
- the LOC109727022 gene encoding thiosulfate sulfurtransferase 16, chloroplastic-like isoform X2: MAFSYACVSLPISICTQPLLKRSQTTLFSSWRAYGPKYGIISAKKSLPFSLRSMASDLSSEAVVPRSVPVRVAHELLQAGHRYLDVRTVDEFNAGRPVGAINIPYMFKVGSGMSKNPNFLEEVSSVFGKDDEIIVGCQSGKRSLMAATELSSAGFTGVTDIAGGYSAWVQNGLPMEQ